In Halanaeroarchaeum sp. HSR-CO, one DNA window encodes the following:
- a CDS encoding ABC transporter substrate-binding protein produces the protein MSSDNKLSRRRFLGATGGAAGAVALAGCSGNGDGTDDTTTEAGTTTEETTTVEQEVYKPGSIAVEAVGEYELEIQIDAPFHASLQMLAYSSFSAVPEGVVGDVEGYDGEMSYEEFATSSPIGSGPFEFDNWTQGTEASVSAYDDYYGEAAALDSIHWQVLERDSARFNYAMNRNADLFTIPTSQYDPDLVSVDETDAEGRSLGTYGPVRNGDTLNYVGVPTINTFYIGFNMNEVPKPVRQAFAYAANQELLVNEVFKGRGVPAYHLTPPSIYPGGAGEYNSHAEENYPYGYNESRVAEARQVMEEAGYSADDPYEVQWTQYQSDTWLEMAQILRDQLASAHIDMQIEQADFSTLLQRGRNGNLEAYTLGWIADYPAPDNFLGLLDPPQTQTSMDAPVSYINWNSENGDAAQDAEDAYDVIDDNKAPTDDAKAQRSEAAVLMEEANWEDVGFINLYHRLDEYFWYDTIEYNPFGGMGISRQKYNKVTTTDQKDDNTLNRILTGTITTIDPIASTSTAGGEIISQVFDALTNYQDGTTTVTNLGAVDYSVSDDFLTYTFQLEEDATFHDGSDVTAQDYVYSLERLAGSENSRRSYFLLDTLGVSHETETVTVEQ, from the coding sequence ATGTCATCCGATAACAAATTGTCCCGTCGACGATTCCTCGGCGCCACCGGCGGTGCCGCGGGGGCCGTCGCGCTTGCTGGCTGTTCCGGTAACGGTGACGGTACCGACGATACGACCACCGAAGCAGGGACCACGACCGAAGAAACGACGACCGTCGAACAGGAGGTCTACAAACCAGGTAGTATCGCCGTCGAAGCCGTCGGCGAATACGAACTCGAGATCCAGATCGACGCGCCGTTCCACGCGTCGCTCCAGATGCTGGCGTACTCCTCGTTCTCCGCGGTGCCCGAGGGCGTCGTCGGCGACGTCGAGGGCTACGACGGCGAGATGAGCTACGAGGAGTTCGCGACCTCCTCGCCCATCGGGTCCGGTCCGTTCGAGTTCGATAACTGGACCCAGGGGACCGAAGCCTCGGTCTCTGCCTACGACGACTACTACGGCGAAGCGGCTGCACTCGACAGCATTCACTGGCAGGTCCTCGAGCGGGACTCCGCCCGGTTCAACTACGCGATGAACCGGAACGCGGACCTGTTCACCATCCCGACCAGCCAGTACGACCCGGACCTCGTCTCCGTCGACGAGACGGACGCCGAGGGTCGATCGCTCGGCACGTACGGACCGGTGCGGAACGGGGACACGCTGAACTACGTTGGCGTGCCGACGATCAACACCTTCTACATCGGCTTCAACATGAACGAGGTGCCCAAACCCGTCCGCCAGGCGTTCGCCTACGCGGCGAACCAGGAACTCCTGGTCAACGAGGTCTTCAAGGGCCGTGGCGTGCCGGCGTATCACCTCACGCCGCCGTCGATCTACCCGGGCGGTGCCGGGGAGTACAACAGCCACGCCGAAGAGAACTACCCCTACGGGTACAACGAATCGAGAGTCGCCGAAGCCCGCCAGGTCATGGAGGAGGCGGGATACAGCGCCGACGACCCGTACGAGGTCCAGTGGACCCAGTACCAGTCCGACACCTGGCTCGAGATGGCCCAGATCCTGCGTGACCAGCTCGCCAGCGCCCACATCGACATGCAGATCGAGCAGGCGGATTTCTCGACGCTACTCCAGCGCGGCCGGAACGGCAACCTGGAGGCGTACACGCTCGGGTGGATCGCGGACTACCCGGCACCCGACAACTTCCTGGGGCTCCTCGATCCGCCACAGACCCAGACGAGTATGGATGCCCCGGTGTCGTACATCAACTGGAATTCGGAGAACGGCGACGCTGCCCAGGATGCCGAGGACGCGTACGACGTCATCGACGACAACAAAGCACCGACGGACGACGCCAAAGCCCAGCGTAGCGAGGCAGCCGTCCTCATGGAGGAGGCGAACTGGGAGGACGTCGGCTTCATCAACCTCTACCACCGACTCGACGAGTACTTCTGGTACGATACGATCGAGTACAATCCCTTCGGTGGGATGGGTATTAGTCGCCAGAAGTACAACAAGGTCACGACGACCGACCAGAAAGACGACAACACCCTCAACCGTATCCTGACGGGGACCATCACCACCATCGACCCCATCGCGTCGACGTCGACCGCTGGCGGCGAGATTATCTCGCAGGTCTTCGACGCGCTGACGAATTACCAGGACGGGACGACCACCGTCACCAACCTCGGTGCGGTGGACTACTCCGTCTCCGACGACTTCCTGACCTACACCTTCCAACTGGAGGAGGACGCCACGTTCCACGACGGCAGCGACGTCACCGCCCAGGACTACGTCTACTCCCTGGAGCGGCTCGCGGGCTCGGAGAACTCCCGTCGGTCGTACTTCCTGCTCGACACGCTCGGCGTCAGTCACGAGACCGAAACTGTCACGGTCGAACAGTAA
- a CDS encoding PPC domain-containing DNA-binding protein, which produces MDYREVSGGREFLLTLSYGADWREEIEAFAAEKSVEAAWFVGTGALEDADLQYFDQDAFAYETVSFEEPLEVAACVGSVALEDGDPVADAHVTLSRPSGQAIAGRLDRGTVFAGECYLRTFEEPLERERSETTGRDGWAV; this is translated from the coding sequence ATGGACTACCGCGAAGTATCCGGGGGGCGCGAGTTCCTCCTCACCCTGTCCTACGGTGCGGACTGGCGCGAGGAGATCGAAGCCTTCGCGGCCGAGAAAAGCGTCGAGGCGGCATGGTTCGTCGGCACGGGGGCGCTCGAGGACGCCGACCTGCAGTACTTCGACCAGGACGCGTTCGCGTACGAGACAGTCTCGTTCGAAGAACCGCTCGAGGTGGCGGCGTGCGTCGGGAGCGTCGCCCTCGAGGACGGCGACCCCGTCGCGGACGCACACGTGACCCTCTCGCGACCATCCGGACAGGCCATCGCCGGCCGTCTGGACCGCGGTACCGTATTCGCCGGCGAATGCTACCTGCGAACCTTCGAGGAACCACTCGAACGAGAGCGGAGCGAGACGACGGGGCGGGACGGCTGGGCGGTGTAG
- a CDS encoding DNA polymerase II large subunit, which translates to MRPDDEAYFETIESRLDEAFEVASEAKRRGDDPKPEVEIPVAKDMADRVENILGIDGVAERVRELEGQMSREEAALALVDDFVEGTVGDYDTSAGKVEGAVRTAVALLTEGVVAAPIEGIDRVELNQNDDGTEYISVYYAGPIRSAGGTAQALSVLAADYARALLGIDEYKPRDSEIKRYAEEVALYDQETGLQYSPKDAETEFIASNTPICLDGEATGQEEVSGYRDLERVDTNSPRGGMCLVLAEGIALKAPKIQRYTRNLDEVDWPWLQDLIDGTITEETNGDGDDEELNADATEPADSQTPASGPPRVDESWKYLRDLIAGRPVFGHPSAEGGFRLRYGRARNHGFATAGVHPATMHLVDDFLATGTQIKTERPGKAAGVVPVDSIEGPTVKLANGDVRRIDDPEEALEIRNGVEAILDLGEYLVNYGEFVENNHPLAPASYSVEWWVQELEAAGANVQALRDSPYVDLANPDADQALNWALDHDVPLHPAYTYLWHDLDVDRFETLATAVADGAIEDGDLHIPREEPVREALEVLLVEHSQEDAVLVVGDWVPLVTTLGIDEDLERDWSAADLSAEALGWDNAMKAVNEVAPFTVRERAPTRIGNRMGRPEKSESRDLSPAVHTLFPIGEAGGNQRNVSDAATHTEEMNDRPGRITVQLGVRECRDCGEHTYKARCPDCDARTDPFYECRDCGIEATPDESGRVECPRCEREVDNLEPQTVDLNSEYHEALKAVGERENAFDILKGVKGLTSSEKVPEPIEKGVLRAKHGVTTFKDGTVRYDMTDLPVTAVRPEELDVTVGQFRELGYETDIHGDPLEHPDQLVELRVQDVVLSDGAAEHMLKTAAFVDELLDDYYDLEPFYELEDRDDLVGELVFGMAPHTSAAVVGRVIGFTSAAVGYAHPYFHASKRRNCDGDEDCVMLLMDGLLNFSKSFLPDKRGGRMDAPLVMSSRIDPAEIDDEAHNMDIVDQYPREFYEATREMAPPESVDITIAEEYVGTDDEYQGFRFTHDTTDIALGPDLSAYKTLGSMMDKMDAQLELARKLRAVDETDVAERVIEYHFLPDLIGNLRAFSRQETRCLSCGKKFRRVPLTGECRECGGDVNLTVHQGSVTKYMDTALEVAEEYGAREYTKQRLRILERSIESIFQNDKNKQSGIADFM; encoded by the coding sequence ATGCGACCGGACGACGAGGCATACTTCGAGACCATCGAATCCCGCCTCGACGAGGCCTTCGAGGTGGCCAGCGAGGCCAAACGTCGCGGCGACGACCCGAAACCCGAGGTCGAGATCCCGGTCGCGAAGGACATGGCCGACCGCGTCGAGAACATCCTCGGCATCGATGGGGTCGCCGAACGCGTCCGCGAACTGGAGGGCCAGATGTCCCGCGAGGAGGCGGCACTCGCCCTCGTCGACGACTTCGTCGAGGGAACCGTCGGCGATTACGATACGAGTGCCGGGAAGGTCGAAGGTGCCGTCCGGACCGCCGTCGCGCTGCTGACCGAGGGGGTCGTCGCGGCCCCCATCGAGGGCATCGACCGCGTCGAACTCAACCAGAACGACGACGGCACCGAGTACATCTCGGTCTACTACGCCGGCCCCATCCGCTCCGCCGGCGGGACGGCCCAGGCACTCTCGGTCCTCGCTGCCGACTACGCCCGAGCGCTGCTGGGCATCGACGAGTACAAACCACGGGACTCGGAGATCAAACGCTACGCCGAGGAGGTGGCCCTCTACGACCAGGAAACCGGGCTCCAGTACTCGCCGAAGGACGCGGAGACGGAGTTCATCGCCAGCAATACCCCGATCTGCCTGGACGGAGAGGCCACGGGCCAGGAGGAGGTGTCGGGGTACCGCGACCTCGAGCGCGTCGATACCAACAGCCCCCGTGGCGGGATGTGCCTGGTGCTCGCCGAGGGTATCGCGCTCAAGGCGCCGAAGATCCAGCGGTACACCCGCAATCTCGACGAGGTCGACTGGCCGTGGCTCCAGGACCTCATCGACGGGACGATCACCGAGGAGACGAACGGCGACGGCGATGACGAAGAGCTGAACGCCGACGCGACGGAGCCGGCGGATTCCCAGACGCCCGCCAGTGGCCCTCCGCGCGTGGACGAGTCCTGGAAGTACCTCCGCGATCTCATCGCCGGCCGTCCGGTCTTCGGCCATCCGAGTGCCGAGGGCGGATTCCGACTGCGATACGGCCGTGCCAGAAACCACGGTTTCGCGACCGCCGGCGTCCATCCGGCCACGATGCACCTGGTCGACGACTTCCTCGCGACCGGCACGCAGATCAAGACCGAACGACCAGGCAAGGCAGCCGGCGTCGTGCCGGTGGACTCCATCGAGGGGCCGACCGTCAAACTCGCGAACGGCGACGTCCGGCGGATCGACGACCCGGAAGAAGCCCTGGAGATCCGCAACGGCGTCGAGGCCATCCTCGACCTCGGCGAGTACCTGGTGAACTACGGGGAGTTCGTCGAGAACAACCACCCGCTCGCGCCCGCCTCGTACTCGGTCGAGTGGTGGGTCCAGGAGCTCGAGGCCGCCGGCGCCAATGTACAAGCCCTCCGCGATTCGCCTTACGTCGACCTCGCGAACCCCGACGCCGACCAGGCGCTGAACTGGGCGCTGGACCACGACGTCCCGCTGCATCCCGCCTACACCTACCTCTGGCACGACCTCGACGTCGACCGGTTCGAGACCCTCGCCACGGCCGTCGCGGATGGCGCTATCGAAGATGGGGACCTGCACATTCCCCGCGAGGAACCCGTCCGTGAGGCCCTGGAGGTGCTCCTCGTGGAGCACAGCCAGGAGGATGCGGTACTGGTTGTGGGGGACTGGGTGCCCCTGGTCACTACGCTCGGCATCGACGAAGACCTGGAGCGCGATTGGTCGGCGGCGGACCTATCCGCAGAGGCTCTGGGCTGGGACAACGCCATGAAGGCGGTGAACGAGGTCGCCCCCTTTACCGTCCGCGAACGCGCTCCCACTCGCATTGGGAACCGGATGGGACGACCCGAGAAATCCGAGTCGAGAGACCTCAGCCCGGCGGTCCACACCCTCTTCCCCATCGGCGAGGCCGGCGGTAACCAGCGCAACGTGAGCGACGCGGCGACCCACACCGAGGAGATGAACGACCGCCCCGGCCGGATTACGGTCCAGCTCGGCGTTCGGGAGTGCCGCGACTGCGGCGAACACACGTACAAGGCCCGCTGTCCGGACTGTGACGCTCGCACCGACCCCTTCTACGAGTGCCGTGACTGCGGCATCGAGGCCACGCCGGACGAATCCGGTCGGGTCGAGTGCCCACGCTGCGAGCGGGAGGTGGACAACCTGGAACCGCAGACGGTCGACCTCAACAGCGAGTACCACGAAGCCCTGAAGGCGGTCGGCGAGCGCGAGAACGCCTTCGACATCCTGAAGGGAGTCAAGGGGTTGACATCCTCGGAGAAGGTTCCCGAACCCATCGAGAAGGGCGTGCTCCGGGCGAAACACGGCGTCACGACGTTCAAAGACGGCACGGTCCGCTACGACATGACCGACCTCCCCGTGACCGCCGTTCGCCCCGAAGAACTCGACGTCACCGTCGGCCAGTTCCGCGAACTCGGCTACGAGACCGATATCCACGGCGATCCGCTCGAACATCCCGACCAGCTGGTCGAACTCCGCGTCCAGGACGTCGTGCTCTCCGACGGTGCCGCCGAACACATGCTCAAGACCGCGGCCTTCGTCGACGAGTTGCTCGACGACTACTACGACCTCGAGCCTTTCTACGAACTCGAGGATCGCGACGACCTCGTCGGCGAACTCGTGTTCGGGATGGCCCCGCACACGAGCGCGGCAGTGGTCGGCAGAGTTATCGGATTTACGAGTGCTGCAGTCGGATACGCACATCCGTATTTTCACGCGAGTAAGCGGCGTAACTGCGATGGGGATGAAGATTGTGTCATGTTATTGATGGACGGCCTGCTGAACTTCTCGAAGTCCTTCCTGCCAGACAAGCGCGGCGGCCGGATGGACGCGCCGCTGGTCATGTCCTCGCGCATCGATCCCGCGGAGATCGACGACGAGGCGCACAACATGGACATCGTCGACCAGTACCCCCGCGAGTTCTACGAGGCGACCCGCGAGATGGCGCCGCCGGAGTCGGTGGACATCACCATCGCGGAGGAGTACGTCGGAACCGACGACGAGTACCAGGGCTTCCGGTTCACCCACGATACCACCGACATCGCGCTCGGGCCGGACCTCTCGGCGTACAAGACCCTCGGGTCGATGATGGACAAGATGGACGCACAACTCGAACTCGCCCGCAAACTCCGGGCCGTCGACGAGACGGACGTCGCAGAACGGGTCATCGAGTACCACTTCCTCCCGGATCTCATCGGGAATTTGCGGGCGTTCTCCCGGCAGGAGACTCGCTGTCTGTCCTGTGGGAAGAAATTCCGCCGGGTCCCGCTCACGGGGGAGTGCCGTGAGTGCGGCGGGGACGTCAACCTGACAGTCCACCAGGGCTCGGTCACGAAGTACATGGACACGGCCCTGGAGGTGGCCGAGGAGTACGGCGCGCGCGAGTACACGAAACAGCGGTTGCGCATCCTCGAGCGCTCTATCGAGAGCATCTTCCAGAACGACAAGAACAAACAGTCGGGGATAGCGGACTTCATGTAG
- a CDS encoding 4Fe-4S ferredoxin N-terminal domain-containing protein, giving the protein MPDEVTNEADGFPLSETAEPDREFDQELGRQMGEDAQKVADGEMTEAAFFEKYKEAVREEFGEDAHLAGQEVADE; this is encoded by the coding sequence ATGCCTGATGAAGTGACGAACGAGGCCGACGGGTTCCCCCTCTCCGAGACGGCGGAACCGGATCGTGAATTCGACCAGGAGCTCGGGAGACAGATGGGCGAAGACGCCCAGAAGGTGGCGGACGGCGAGATGACGGAAGCGGCGTTTTTCGAGAAGTACAAAGAGGCGGTGCGCGAGGAGTTCGGCGAAGACGCACATCTCGCCGGCCAGGAGGTCGCCGATGAGTGA
- a CDS encoding molybdopterin-dependent oxidoreductase, translating into MSDASESADDFGLTRRTLLKAGGASAGAAALGGCLSSPGQTDSSAGGTAKAYGNCWQCHKLCGMEVTLENDGDEQVATEIHGIDGHPRGSAGEGTKGTLCPKGLSQLEKAYSPKRIKQPYVRKDGELEAVEWEEAFQYAADRLAEFKAEHGAESLIEFHGWGTTGTFSTLFGNLYGCPNSVPHPTPTCFGSMAVTGTLMGLGGGNIRWVDYPNTKYVLVWGRDPLDTFAGQWEAKQLLQAKERGATIVTIDPVYTETAKKSDKWLPIKPRTDGALALAIANVIIEEELYDEEFVENYTHGFDAYRDAVEGKTPEWAAEKTGLDAEDIRDIALGFGRAAPNAGITSWTGLGQSADHQKGAQNLVALTGLVGNIDRPGGQRWFASASLSNPFKVGCEAELPDNAAENRCYLTDPDAGYASLTKKPVQNNVPRMVEDGVINGMVYYYRNPVTDGATQEWLGTEEKTGALEEMDLVIGIDAFWSETTRNADVVFPESSQLEKPMLGSGGYGAYNTKTWVTGSGAAIDPQWNTKPGFDIIQGLGRAMGYDEFFVWDDKEQYINDQLSEIDLTLEELEAEDTYVLTGDFGYEKWKDGGFAQGADTFWFDLDKKLTGAYEKLSEQVGAEIGTGPQWVPPGTISDELTEEYPLEMLDARTVEFSHGGDQALSKPLEQLAETFDLEHEDYRGNYLVMHTDDAAERDIENGDMVTISSSHGEAELMAFVTEGIRPGAVSVEPYGFGRGSIQPDEEGANNMILNRPDQIDPISGEIDRHIAISVTPAGGEH; encoded by the coding sequence ATGAGTGACGCCTCCGAATCCGCCGACGACTTCGGACTGACTCGTCGGACGCTGCTGAAAGCTGGTGGGGCGAGTGCCGGGGCGGCAGCTCTCGGTGGCTGTCTGTCCTCTCCCGGCCAGACCGATAGCTCGGCTGGGGGCACGGCGAAAGCCTACGGGAACTGCTGGCAGTGTCACAAACTCTGTGGCATGGAGGTCACCCTGGAGAACGATGGCGACGAACAGGTCGCCACCGAAATCCACGGGATCGACGGCCATCCCAGGGGGAGTGCTGGTGAGGGGACGAAAGGGACACTGTGTCCAAAAGGACTCTCACAGCTCGAGAAGGCCTACTCTCCGAAGCGCATCAAACAGCCATACGTGCGCAAGGACGGCGAGCTCGAGGCCGTCGAGTGGGAGGAGGCCTTCCAGTACGCCGCCGACCGACTTGCGGAATTCAAGGCCGAACACGGTGCGGAGAGTCTGATCGAATTCCACGGCTGGGGAACGACCGGGACCTTCTCTACTCTCTTCGGGAACCTCTATGGATGTCCGAACTCTGTCCCCCACCCCACTCCGACCTGTTTCGGCTCGATGGCGGTTACTGGCACGCTCATGGGGCTCGGCGGTGGCAACATCCGGTGGGTCGATTACCCCAACACCAAATACGTTCTCGTCTGGGGTCGGGACCCGCTAGACACCTTCGCCGGCCAGTGGGAAGCCAAACAGCTTCTCCAGGCCAAAGAACGCGGTGCGACGATCGTGACGATCGATCCGGTGTACACGGAGACCGCGAAGAAATCCGATAAGTGGCTCCCGATCAAGCCCCGGACCGACGGCGCACTGGCGCTGGCAATCGCGAACGTGATCATCGAAGAGGAGCTTTACGACGAGGAATTCGTCGAGAATTACACCCACGGCTTCGACGCCTACCGGGACGCCGTCGAAGGCAAGACGCCCGAGTGGGCCGCGGAGAAGACGGGCCTCGACGCCGAGGACATTCGCGACATCGCGCTCGGCTTCGGCCGCGCGGCGCCGAACGCGGGGATCACCTCCTGGACCGGCCTCGGACAGAGCGCCGACCACCAGAAGGGTGCCCAGAACCTCGTGGCACTGACGGGTCTCGTCGGCAACATCGACCGGCCGGGCGGGCAGCGCTGGTTCGCGAGCGCTAGTCTCTCGAACCCCTTCAAGGTCGGCTGTGAGGCCGAACTGCCGGACAACGCTGCGGAGAACCGGTGTTACCTGACCGATCCCGACGCCGGGTACGCCTCGCTGACCAAAAAGCCGGTCCAGAACAACGTCCCGCGGATGGTCGAGGATGGCGTTATCAACGGGATGGTCTACTACTATCGGAATCCGGTCACCGACGGGGCTACCCAGGAGTGGCTCGGCACCGAAGAGAAGACGGGTGCGCTCGAGGAGATGGACCTCGTTATTGGCATCGACGCCTTCTGGAGTGAGACGACTCGGAACGCCGACGTGGTCTTCCCGGAGTCGTCACAGCTGGAGAAACCGATGCTCGGCTCTGGCGGGTACGGTGCCTATAACACCAAGACCTGGGTGACCGGCTCCGGAGCCGCGATCGATCCACAGTGGAACACCAAACCCGGCTTCGACATCATCCAGGGCCTCGGCCGAGCGATGGGGTACGACGAGTTCTTCGTCTGGGACGACAAGGAGCAGTACATCAACGACCAGCTCTCCGAGATCGACCTCACACTGGAGGAGCTCGAAGCCGAGGACACTTACGTTCTCACCGGAGACTTCGGTTACGAGAAGTGGAAAGACGGCGGCTTCGCCCAGGGCGCCGACACGTTCTGGTTCGACCTCGACAAGAAGCTCACCGGTGCCTACGAGAAACTGAGCGAACAGGTTGGCGCCGAGATCGGGACCGGTCCCCAGTGGGTGCCCCCTGGAACGATCAGCGACGAACTCACCGAGGAGTACCCCCTCGAGATGCTCGACGCGCGAACCGTCGAGTTCTCTCACGGCGGCGATCAGGCCCTGTCGAAGCCCCTCGAACAGCTCGCCGAAACCTTCGATCTCGAACACGAGGATTACCGCGGCAACTACCTCGTGATGCACACCGACGACGCCGCCGAGCGTGACATCGAGAACGGCGATATGGTCACGATCAGTTCCTCGCACGGTGAGGCGGAGCTGATGGCCTTCGTGACGGAAGGGATCCGTCCCGGCGCCGTCAGCGTCGAACCCTACGGGTTCGGCCGCGGCTCGATACAGCCCGACGAGGAGGGCGCGAACAACATGATACTGAACAGGCCAGATCAGATCGATCCGATCTCCGGCGAAATCGACAGGCACATCGCTATCTCGGTGACTCCCGCCGGGGGTGAGCACTGA
- a CDS encoding 4Fe-4S dicluster domain-containing protein, protein MGEQWGFYFDTNKCMGCSACAIACKNRHGTEAGGVDWRRVETVSSGEFPDYNEENVSLSCMHCADAPCEKVCPTNAIQKRESDGIVTIDREKCIGCKYCGWACPYGAPQYGDDGLMQKCNLCLDKGPGSGADATSKNEQSDPLEPACADECVGDALHAGPISELMELASQAAADRYGNDRTSVIVEPPRDDASAEQAANSVITPFNAGD, encoded by the coding sequence ATGGGCGAGCAGTGGGGCTTTTACTTCGATACCAACAAGTGCATGGGCTGTTCGGCCTGTGCGATCGCCTGCAAGAACCGTCACGGGACGGAGGCCGGTGGCGTCGACTGGCGCCGCGTCGAGACGGTGTCCTCGGGCGAGTTTCCCGATTACAACGAGGAGAACGTCTCGCTCTCGTGTATGCACTGTGCGGACGCACCCTGCGAGAAGGTCTGTCCGACCAACGCCATCCAGAAACGCGAGTCCGACGGCATCGTGACCATCGACCGCGAGAAATGTATCGGTTGCAAGTACTGCGGGTGGGCCTGCCCGTACGGCGCTCCCCAGTACGGCGACGACGGCCTGATGCAGAAGTGCAACCTCTGTCTGGACAAGGGCCCCGGCAGCGGCGCGGATGCGACCTCCAAGAACGAACAGAGCGACCCCCTTGAGCCGGCCTGTGCCGACGAGTGTGTGGGCGACGCCCTCCACGCCGGCCCGATCAGCGAACTGATGGAACTGGCCTCGCAGGCCGCCGCCGACCGATACGGCAACGATCGGACCTCCGTGATCGTCGAACCGCCGCGGGACGACGCGAGCGCCGAGCAGGCGGCCAACAGCGTTATCACGCCGTTCAACGCAGGGGACTGA
- the nrfD gene encoding NrfD/PsrC family molybdoenzyme membrane anchor subunit produces the protein MSAIPGGTEWLWLESPHWAEFIAMYLFLGGVSGGAYVTSAWASFMKSLMDADNWLGRILLARTDDPAHRFACTETSRWGSLIGVLGIAVGGIALLSHLGAPLRALTFPVLFTNFGSWLVIGTWVIVLFAIWAVFETLWLHFGADLDEQSGLSLFPRKILQWIDGVMPWRTERGITWLLDRIADVTRPPGKLWGALRIVGGVLSLTLIGYTAMLLSDVTVVQFWTRPYLPVIFLLSGVSTGISAALLGTVLSGGALSRVNHRFCLTDDAIIVAELVAIGLLLSFLANTPNMGSQASLTALFDSYQLLFVGGVLVFGTVVPVILSLTVTVLHQFTSFEERPWGEELLTGGYAAKYALVLVGGFLLRYVVLMAAVKSPLVVPGL, from the coding sequence ATGAGTGCGATACCAGGCGGCACGGAGTGGCTGTGGTTGGAGTCGCCTCACTGGGCGGAGTTCATCGCGATGTACCTGTTCCTGGGCGGGGTGAGCGGCGGCGCCTACGTCACCTCGGCGTGGGCGAGTTTCATGAAGAGCCTGATGGACGCGGACAACTGGCTGGGCCGGATCCTGCTGGCGCGTACCGACGACCCGGCACACCGGTTCGCGTGTACGGAGACCTCGCGGTGGGGATCGCTGATCGGCGTGCTGGGCATCGCGGTGGGTGGCATCGCCTTGCTCTCCCACCTGGGCGCGCCGCTACGAGCGTTGACTTTCCCGGTGTTGTTCACGAACTTCGGTTCGTGGCTGGTGATCGGGACGTGGGTAATCGTGCTGTTCGCGATCTGGGCGGTCTTCGAGACCCTGTGGTTGCACTTCGGGGCGGACCTGGACGAGCAGTCCGGCCTGAGCCTGTTCCCACGGAAGATCCTGCAGTGGATCGACGGGGTAATGCCGTGGCGTACGGAGCGGGGCATCACGTGGCTGTTAGACAGGATCGCGGACGTGACCCGACCGCCAGGAAAGCTGTGGGGCGCGTTGCGAATCGTCGGCGGCGTGCTGTCGCTGACGTTGATCGGATACACGGCGATGCTGTTGAGCGACGTCACGGTCGTGCAGTTCTGGACGCGGCCGTACCTGCCGGTGATCTTCCTGTTGAGCGGCGTCTCGACGGGGATCTCGGCGGCGCTGCTGGGAACGGTCCTGAGCGGCGGGGCGCTCTCGCGTGTGAACCACCGGTTCTGTCTGACCGACGACGCGATCATCGTCGCGGAGCTGGTGGCGATCGGGCTGCTGTTGTCGTTCCTGGCGAACACGCCGAACATGGGTTCGCAGGCGAGTCTGACGGCGCTGTTCGACAGCTACCAGCTGCTGTTCGTGGGCGGGGTGTTGGTGTTCGGAACGGTCGTGCCGGTGATCCTGTCGCTGACGGTGACGGTGTTACATCAGTTCACGAGCTTCGAGGAGCGGCCGTGGGGCGAGGAGCTGCTGACGGGCGGGTACGCGGCGAAGTACGCGCTGGTGCTGGTCGGCGGGTTCCTGTTGCGCTACGTGGTGTTGATGGCAGCCGTCAAGAGCCCCCTGGTCGTCCCCGGACTCTAA
- a CDS encoding helix-turn-helix domain-containing protein, with amino-acid sequence MPERESPSTVMVTYRVTPPERCPVRRLGSAVTDVSVVRNDTSISCDVVYSDGEGTAVERVDHSADRRCPCSVVFEADAIPHVSPADSALSITAYVADFDTGDLIADRLREVAPSVELVSADLVDEVGVPSARIDFQALTSKQLGALATAVEHGYYQTPSETTIEEMAADTDVSSSAFATRLRNAEEAIADQLFDFL; translated from the coding sequence GTGCCGGAACGCGAGTCCCCGTCGACGGTCATGGTCACCTACCGGGTGACGCCGCCGGAGCGCTGTCCCGTCAGGCGGCTCGGGTCGGCCGTAACGGACGTCTCAGTCGTTCGGAACGATACCTCGATCAGCTGCGACGTCGTCTACAGCGACGGCGAGGGGACGGCTGTCGAACGCGTCGACCACTCGGCCGATCGGCGCTGTCCCTGTTCGGTCGTCTTCGAGGCGGACGCGATCCCGCACGTGTCCCCGGCGGACTCGGCGCTGTCGATCACGGCCTACGTCGCGGATTTCGACACCGGTGATCTGATCGCTGACCGACTGCGCGAGGTCGCCCCCTCTGTCGAACTCGTCTCGGCGGACCTCGTCGATGAGGTCGGGGTCCCGAGCGCGCGAATCGACTTCCAGGCACTCACATCGAAACAACTTGGCGCGCTCGCGACCGCCGTCGAACACGGCTACTACCAGACGCCGAGCGAGACGACGATCGAGGAGATGGCGGCCGACACGGACGTCTCGAGCTCGGCGTTCGCGACGAGACTGCGCAACGCTGAGGAGGCGATCGCGGACCAGCTATTCGACTTCCTGTAG